From Bacillota bacterium, the proteins below share one genomic window:
- a CDS encoding metal-sulfur cluster assembly factor, with amino-acid sequence MREEDRGQPAPAADPGLEPRLWEALREVFDPELGYNVVDLGLIYGLEVEGGRVRVVMTMTTPGCPAGDMLEEGVRQRLLQLPGVERVEVRLVWSPPWTPGMMSDDAKRYFGFA; translated from the coding sequence GTGCGCGAGGAAGATCGCGGGCAGCCGGCGCCCGCCGCCGACCCGGGCCTGGAACCGCGGCTCTGGGAGGCGCTGCGCGAGGTCTTCGATCCCGAGCTCGGCTACAACGTGGTCGACCTGGGCCTGATCTACGGCCTCGAGGTGGAGGGCGGCCGCGTCCGCGTGGTGATGACCATGACCACCCCCGGCTGCCCGGCCGGCGACATGCTGGAGGAAGGCGTCCGCCAGCGCCTCCTCCAGCTCCCCGGCGTCGAGCGGGTGGAGGTCCGCCTGGTCTGGTCGCCACCCTGGACGCCCGGGATGATGAGCGACGATGCCAAGCGCTACTTCGGCTTCGCCTGA
- a CDS encoding DUF2249 domain-containing protein, which yields MREGRTAAVSLRTLDVRDDLRAGREPLGRILEAVRQLREGEGLRLLATFEPLPLYRVLEARGFEHRARRLEGGDWEVTFLPREGGRGGGAADTAVGRAGGGDGEGGAWPEPVRFLDNRGLEPPEPMIRILQTLEEMAPGEVLEAVNEREPVFLYPELEARGHAIRSERRPDGVHLRIRRGQAGEGR from the coding sequence ATGCGGGAAGGCAGGACGGCGGCGGTCTCGCTCCGGACGCTGGACGTGCGCGACGACCTGCGGGCGGGGCGGGAGCCGCTGGGGCGGATCCTCGAGGCGGTGCGGCAGCTGCGCGAAGGCGAGGGGCTCCGGCTCCTGGCCACCTTCGAACCGCTGCCCCTCTACCGGGTGCTGGAAGCCAGGGGGTTCGAGCACCGGGCGCGCCGCCTGGAGGGCGGCGACTGGGAGGTGACCTTCCTGCCCCGGGAGGGCGGCCGGGGTGGCGGGGCCGCGGACACGGCCGTCGGCCGCGCCGGTGGAGGTGACGGAGAGGGCGGGGCGTGGCCGGAACCGGTTCGCTTCCTGGACAACCGCGGGCTGGAACCGCCCGAGCCCATGATCCGGATCCTCCAGACGCTGGAGGAGATGGCGCCGGGCGAGGTGCTGGAGGCGGTCAACGAGCGCGAGCCGGTCTTCCTCTACCCGGAGCTGGAGGCGCGGGGTCACGCCATCCGGAGCGAGAGGCGGCCGGACGGCGTCCACCTCCGGATCCGGCGGGGGCAGGCGGGAGAGGGGAGGTGA
- a CDS encoding copper resistance protein CopD, translating to MSVPWARWVLFLHLAAAIFWIGEMLTLSLILVPASRKLGGAAERARLFQAVGRLSRPWMLGALAVLIATGLGNLAFRGVGGTELLAPSFYASGFGRLLGLKLGLVTVILLLTLLHDRVSLRSAGGLPAAPGDAGAAWPSRLSAWLGRLNLLASLAAAYVGLRLLTG from the coding sequence GTGTCGGTCCCCTGGGCGCGGTGGGTCCTCTTCCTTCACCTGGCGGCGGCCATCTTCTGGATCGGCGAGATGCTGACGCTCTCGCTCATCCTGGTCCCCGCCTCGCGCAAGCTGGGCGGCGCCGCCGAGCGCGCGCGGCTCTTCCAGGCGGTCGGCCGCCTCTCGCGGCCCTGGATGCTCGGCGCCCTGGCGGTGCTGATCGCGACCGGCCTCGGCAACCTGGCCTTCCGCGGCGTGGGCGGGACAGAGCTGCTCGCGCCCTCGTTCTACGCTTCCGGCTTCGGGCGGCTCCTCGGCCTGAAACTCGGGCTGGTGACGGTCATCCTGCTCCTCACCCTCCTGCACGACCGGGTCAGCCTGCGCTCGGCCGGCGGCCTCCCGGCCGCCCCGGGCGATGCGGGGGCGGCCTGGCCCAGCCGGCTCAGCGCCTGGCTCGGCCGCCTCAACCTGCTCGCCAGCCTTGCGGCCGCCTATGTCGGCCTCCGACTCCTGACGGGCTGA
- a CDS encoding DUF2249 domain-containing protein — translation MTESVRPEVAGAGREPAPDPNRAAREQIVRHHAQLLAGLERRTRELVTAPEDGWAAARQALLDYVDAELLPHARGEERTLYRQAVRLPELALLVDSLFGEHRRIAELREAVKGASSPLEASPAAGGLLEIFRLHAEKENRYVVSALAADAGTDLEALLGRLHERSQPGEGLLDVRHLPPAERHRRIFATWQELEPGDSFLLVNDHDPAPLHYQLAAEQPGRFSWEVLEAGPAVWRVRIGRRAETGR, via the coding sequence ATGACGGAGAGCGTTCGCCCCGAGGTCGCCGGGGCGGGGCGGGAGCCGGCGCCCGACCCGAACCGGGCGGCCCGGGAGCAGATCGTCCGGCACCATGCGCAGCTCCTGGCGGGGCTGGAGCGCCGGACCCGGGAGCTGGTGACGGCGCCGGAGGACGGGTGGGCGGCGGCGCGGCAGGCGCTGCTCGACTACGTCGACGCCGAGCTCCTGCCGCACGCGCGCGGGGAGGAGAGAACGCTCTACCGGCAGGCGGTGAGGCTTCCGGAGCTGGCGCTGCTCGTCGACTCGCTCTTCGGAGAGCACCGTCGCATCGCCGAGCTGCGGGAGGCGGTGAAGGGCGCCTCCTCCCCCCTGGAGGCGTCGCCCGCCGCCGGCGGCCTGCTGGAGATCTTCCGCCTGCACGCCGAGAAGGAGAACCGCTACGTCGTCTCGGCCCTGGCGGCCGACGCGGGCACCGACCTGGAGGCGCTCCTGGGCCGGCTCCACGAGCGGAGCCAGCCGGGGGAGGGGCTGCTCGACGTCCGCCACCTGCCGCCCGCCGAGCGGCACCGCCGGATCTTCGCCACCTGGCAGGAGCTCGAACCGGGGGATTCCTTCCTCCTCGTCAACGACCACGATCCCGCGCCGCTCCACTACCAGCTGGCCGCCGAGCAGCCGGGCCGCTTCAGCTGGGAGGTGCTCGAGGCGGGTCCGGCGGTCTGGCGGGTGCGGATCGGCCGGCGGGCGGAGACGGGCAGGTGA